Sequence from the Kribbella aluminosa genome:
CGATCGTGGGGGAGTCCGGCAGCGGCAAGACGACCACCGCACGCGTCCTCACCGGGCTGACCGAGGCGACCTCGGGCAGTGTGTCGCTGCTGGGGAAGGAGCTGACCGGGCTGTCCCGCAGGGACTTCCGCCCGCTGCGTCGCGACGTGCAGATCGTCTTTCAGAACCCCTATGCGTCGTTCGATCCCCGGTTCGGCGTGTACGACGTGGTGGCCGAGCCGTTGCAGTCGTTCACGCCTGGTCGGACATGGCCGCCGCGACGTAGCCGGCGTACCCACGAGGCACGGGTGGTGCAGGCGCTGGAAGCAGCGGCCTTGCCTGCGGACTTCGTCGATCGGCATCCGCGGGAGCTGTCCGGCGGGCAGCGGCAGCGGGTCGCGATCGCGCGAGCGCTGGTGCTCGAGCCGCGGATCGTCGTACTGGATGAACCCATCTCGGCGCTGGACGTCTCGGTGCAGGCACAGATTCTGGAGTTGCTGCGTGACCTGCAGGAGCGGCTCGGGCTGACCTGCGTGTTCATTTCGCACGACCTGGCCGTCGTCCGGGCGATCTCGGATCAGGTTGCGGTGATGCATCGCGGCCGGATCGTCGAGTACGGCGACGCGGAGCAGGTCTTCGGCGCACCGACCGCCGACTACACCGTTCAGTTGTTGAGCGCGATCGCCGGCAAGGAGCTTGCCGGTGTGACCCCGGGCGCCGGGAAGGAAACTAGATGACCGACATCACCACATCACCGACCGCAACGAACCCAGCCCCCGAGCCCGGATCTACGCCCGGAGCTGTGTCCGGAGTCGGGGCGGGATCCGGGGCGGGAGTAGGCGCTGGCGTTGGTGCGGGGGCGCCGACTCTGGAGGAGGCGCTGTCTGGCTTCCGGGCTGTCTTCGAGCGGTTGGCGGAGGGCGCGGGGGAGCGCGACCTCACCCGGACGCATCCGTTCGAGCTGGTACGTGAGCTCGCGGACGCGGGGTTCGGGCGGCTGCGGGTGCCGGTCGAGTACGGCGGGTACGGCGTCGATCTGCCCACGCTGTTCGATCTCCTGGCCGAGGCAGGTCAGGCCGACTCGAACGTGCCGCAGATCCTCCGCGGGCACTTCTCGGCGGTCGAGATCCTGCGAACCAGCGACGACCACGAGGGCGCCGGCTACTGGCTCCGCCGGATCGCGGAGGGAGCCGTCTTCGGCAACGCCCAGTCGGAACCTCCAGGCCCCGCTCAAGCCGGGGAGTCCGGGGGAGTCGATCCCGTTCGGACGGGTACGGGATTCGAGATCTCGACTCGACTGCATCGGGTTGGTGGGCAACTGGTTGTCTCTGGCACCAAGTTCTACTCGACCGGGTCACTGTACGCGGACTACATCCGGGTCGCGGTGCTCGACGAGGACGGGCAGCGGGCGTTCGCCGTCGTACCGGCGCGCCACGAAGGTGTCGTGCACGCCGACGACTGGGACGGCATCGGGCAGCGCCTGACCGGCAGCGGTACGACGTACTTCGAGGCCGTGCCGATCGCCGAGCACGGGCGTCTGGGCCTGGTCCGCGAGGCGCTGCGTTCGTTGCCTGCGTTCTTCCAGATCGTCCATCTGGCCAACCTGGCGGGAATTGCCCGCAGCCTCCGCGAGGAGACGATCGCGCTGCTGCGCTCCCGGCAACGGACGGGTCTGCACGCGCTGTCGACCGAGGCGACGTCGGATCCCGAGGTCCTCGGTGTCATCGGCTCCTTGCACGCGCGCTCGCTGACCGCCGATACGCTGCTCCGCCACGCCGCGGAGGGGCTGGAGGCGGCCAATGCCGCAGGCACTCGCGAGGCGTACGCCGCCAACTTCGCCGACGTGTCCGCCGCGCAGATCGCGATCATCGAGGCCGTCCTGGATGCGGCCACCATCGCGTTCAACGCGGGCGGCTCGTCGGCCGTCCGCGAGCGGACCCACCTCGACCGGCACTGGCGCAACGCTCGAACTCTCGCCTCGCACAACCCGGTCATCTACAAGCCCCGGGTGATCGGGGCGTACCTCGTCAACGGCACGCCGCCGGACAGCTCGTTCGACCGCGTGCTCGTCGATCGGAAGGACCTCAACCCATGAGTCGTGAACTGCATCTGAACGTGAACATCCTCAACGCCGGCGTGTTCGGCGGCTCCTGGCGCTTCCCGGGAACCGACGCGACCGCGAGCTATACCATCGACCACTACACCGACATCGCGAAGAAGGCCGAGGCCGCGCAACTGGACGCGATCTTCCTCGCCGACGGGCCGGTGCTCGACCCGCAGGTCCGGCACCGCCCGGGCAACAACCTCGAGCCGACGACGGTGCTTGCGCGGATCGCAGCCCAGACCGAGCGGATCGGCCTGATCGGCACGTTGTCGTCGTCGTACAACGATCCGGTCGAGCTGGCCCGCCGGGTCGCCGACCTCGACTACGTTTCCGGCGGGCGCGTGGGGTGGAACGTCGTGACGACCGCCGGACCTGTTGCCGCGCGCAACTTCGGGCGTGACGGCGAGCCCGATCACGCGCTCCGGTACCGCCGCGCGGCCGACTTCGTGGAGCAGGTGGTCGCTACCTGGGCCGAACATCCCTCACCACAAGGCCGCCCGGTCGTCGTGCAGGCGGGCGGATCCAGTGATGGCCGCCGGCTTGCCTCGCGGATCGGTGAGGTGATCTTCTCCGCGGACCAGGATCTCGACCACGCGCGCGCCTTCCGCGACGAGATCCGGATCGGCGCCGCCGACTTCGGACGCCGTCCCGAGGAGGTCGTCGTACTGCCTGGCCTGTCGACCGTTGTCGGTAGCACCGAGGCCGAGGCGCGGCAGCGGCGCGAGCAGTTGGACGAGGTACTGCCAGACGCCTATGCCCGCG
This genomic interval carries:
- a CDS encoding acyl-CoA dehydrogenase family protein, whose amino-acid sequence is MTDITTSPTATNPAPEPGSTPGAVSGVGAGSGAGVGAGVGAGAPTLEEALSGFRAVFERLAEGAGERDLTRTHPFELVRELADAGFGRLRVPVEYGGYGVDLPTLFDLLAEAGQADSNVPQILRGHFSAVEILRTSDDHEGAGYWLRRIAEGAVFGNAQSEPPGPAQAGESGGVDPVRTGTGFEISTRLHRVGGQLVVSGTKFYSTGSLYADYIRVAVLDEDGQRAFAVVPARHEGVVHADDWDGIGQRLTGSGTTYFEAVPIAEHGRLGLVREALRSLPAFFQIVHLANLAGIARSLREETIALLRSRQRTGLHALSTEATSDPEVLGVIGSLHARSLTADTLLRHAAEGLEAANAAGTREAYAANFADVSAAQIAIIEAVLDAATIAFNAGGSSAVRERTHLDRHWRNARTLASHNPVIYKPRVIGAYLVNGTPPDSSFDRVLVDRKDLNP
- a CDS encoding LLM class flavin-dependent oxidoreductase; translated protein: MSRELHLNVNILNAGVFGGSWRFPGTDATASYTIDHYTDIAKKAEAAQLDAIFLADGPVLDPQVRHRPGNNLEPTTVLARIAAQTERIGLIGTLSSSYNDPVELARRVADLDYVSGGRVGWNVVTTAGPVAARNFGRDGEPDHALRYRRAADFVEQVVATWAEHPSPQGRPVVVQAGGSSDGRRLASRIGEVIFSADQDLDHARAFRDEIRIGAADFGRRPEEVVVLPGLSTVVGSTEAEARQRREQLDEVLPDAYARGRLSGQLGFSLDGLDDDKPIPAELLVEPDEAGGSQTFYRVVKAIIDREDPTLRQLLKKLSGGGGHRIVVGTPEQIADDIERWFHAGAADGFNVMPDVLPSGFDHFVEQVVPELRRRGLFRHEYAGTTLRDHLGLGVPDVPRGVWGPLEAAR